In Nocardioides sp. zg-1228, a single window of DNA contains:
- a CDS encoding MBL fold metallo-hydrolase, whose translation MRASGDRLRLTWLGHSTVVIDLAGCRLLTDPLLRTHNNVLRRRAVPPSREQWADPDAVLLSHLHLDHAEVRSLRMVAGVPVLTGSRNAAWLRGKGLLGQGAEDWTDVGPVRVRLVPAVHHGRPMPHRPNEAHGHLVRSDATTLWVAGDTAWYDGMADLPALAGAERVDVAIVPIGGWGPRLSANHMGPAQAARACAATGARYALPVHWGTLHAPLMTTFGDWFERPLAAFEAEVAATAPDCRVITVEHGETWSPAGDT comes from the coding sequence GTGCGCGCGTCCGGCGACCGGCTGAGGCTCACGTGGTTGGGCCACTCGACGGTGGTGATCGACCTCGCGGGCTGCCGACTGCTGACCGACCCCCTGCTGCGCACCCACAACAACGTGCTCCGCCGCAGGGCCGTGCCGCCGAGTCGCGAGCAGTGGGCGGACCCCGACGCGGTGCTGCTCTCCCACCTGCACCTCGACCACGCCGAGGTCCGGTCGCTGCGGATGGTGGCGGGAGTGCCCGTCCTGACCGGCAGCCGCAACGCGGCCTGGCTGCGAGGCAAGGGCCTGCTCGGCCAGGGCGCGGAGGACTGGACCGACGTCGGCCCCGTCCGGGTGCGGCTGGTGCCCGCCGTCCACCACGGCCGCCCGATGCCGCACCGTCCCAACGAGGCGCACGGGCACCTGGTGCGCTCGGACGCGACCACGCTGTGGGTGGCGGGGGACACCGCCTGGTACGACGGGATGGCCGACCTGCCCGCGCTGGCCGGCGCCGAGCGGGTGGACGTGGCGATCGTGCCGATCGGCGGGTGGGGCCCGCGGCTGTCGGCCAACCACATGGGACCGGCGCAGGCGGCGCGGGCGTGCGCCGCGACCGGGGCGCGCTACGCCCTGCCGGTGCACTGGGGCACCCTGCACGCCCCGCTGATGACGACCTTCGGCGACTGGTTCGAACGCCCCCTCGCCGCCTTCGAGGCCGAGGTCGCGGCCACGGCGCCGGACTGCCGGGTGATCACCGTCGAGCACGGGGAGACCTGGTCCCCCGCGGGCGACACCTGA
- a CDS encoding alkaline phosphatase family protein, with amino-acid sequence MTSDAPVSRRARRRGRGRFVLADLARLLATWLVSTLLLWLADALLPDLEASSLGSLAAVAAVSGVVGSLVRPLLVEVGVRLGWLTVLPLAFCAQGVVLHVAILLVPGITATWPAAFWASWVSAAGATIAAYVLTAGTDESLTTALARRGRPVRPTDPEVDGLVVVQLDGVPFPVLRWAVQAGGVPTIRRWVTTGAYQLREWTPQLPCTTPASQLGLLHGTVAGIPGFRWYDRELGRVLVANHPGDARIIEERASDGRGLLCEDGVSISNLFSGDADNALLTMSRASPRVGSAQTRRALAWFMLTPTGFSRSLTRTLGQVAKERWQARAQVRHDLVPRVPRSWTFALLRSVTNGLLRDLNTALIAEEMQAGRKVIYVDYVDYDEVAHHAGLFRHESLDALEGLDRVLGNLELLAAHAARRYRLVVVSDHGQAQGQPFADRHGVDLPTLCTRLMGEDVHDFEETDEGWGRAHALVQDIGEEGVAGRLTAPARRRVEREGEDRDGSRAPDRPTTRPVVLGSGNLGLFYVPGPTRQSLDALTARWPRLLPGLSKHPGVGFIAGIDDHGVPWAHGDGGRVDLASGAVTGTDPLARFGEHARRVLLRAVLDPRAPDLYVNSSVDDHTLDIAAFEELVGAHGGLGGWQDSAVLLAPQDLAGSVPERVEGAEQLHQVLLGFLRQSGQRLESGPPHPAVPGGEGRLGGEV; translated from the coding sequence ATGACGAGCGACGCACCGGTCTCCCGACGCGCGCGCCGACGAGGCCGAGGCCGGTTCGTCCTCGCCGACCTCGCGCGGCTGCTGGCCACCTGGCTGGTCTCCACCCTCCTCCTGTGGCTGGCTGACGCGCTGCTCCCCGACCTCGAGGCCTCCTCACTCGGGAGCCTGGCGGCGGTCGCGGCGGTCAGCGGTGTCGTCGGCTCGCTGGTGCGTCCGCTGCTGGTGGAGGTCGGCGTCCGCCTCGGCTGGCTGACGGTGCTCCCGCTGGCCTTCTGCGCCCAGGGGGTGGTGCTGCACGTCGCGATCCTCCTCGTCCCGGGGATCACCGCGACCTGGCCGGCCGCCTTCTGGGCGAGCTGGGTGTCCGCCGCCGGCGCGACGATCGCGGCCTACGTCCTGACCGCCGGCACCGACGAGTCGCTCACCACCGCCCTCGCCCGTCGGGGCCGGCCGGTGCGGCCGACCGACCCGGAGGTCGACGGCCTGGTCGTCGTCCAGCTCGACGGGGTGCCGTTCCCGGTGCTGCGCTGGGCCGTCCAGGCCGGCGGGGTGCCGACGATCCGCCGGTGGGTGACCACGGGCGCCTACCAGCTCCGCGAGTGGACCCCCCAGCTGCCGTGCACCACCCCGGCCAGCCAGCTCGGCCTGCTGCACGGCACCGTCGCCGGCATCCCGGGCTTCCGGTGGTACGACCGCGAGCTCGGCCGCGTCCTGGTCGCCAACCACCCCGGCGACGCGCGCATCATCGAGGAGCGCGCGAGCGACGGCCGCGGCCTGCTCTGCGAGGACGGCGTCTCGATCTCCAACCTCTTCTCCGGCGACGCGGACAACGCGCTGCTGACGATGAGCCGGGCCAGCCCCCGGGTCGGCTCGGCCCAGACCAGGAGGGCGTTGGCGTGGTTCATGCTCACCCCCACGGGCTTCTCCCGGAGCCTCACCCGCACGCTCGGCCAGGTGGCGAAGGAGCGCTGGCAGGCGCGCGCCCAGGTGCGGCACGACCTGGTGCCCCGCGTCCCCAGGAGCTGGACCTTCGCGCTGCTCCGGTCCGTCACCAACGGCCTGCTGCGCGACCTCAACACCGCGCTGATCGCCGAGGAGATGCAGGCGGGGCGCAAGGTGATCTACGTCGACTACGTCGACTACGACGAGGTCGCGCACCACGCCGGTCTCTTCCGGCACGAGTCCCTGGACGCCCTCGAGGGCCTCGACCGGGTGCTCGGCAACCTGGAGCTGCTCGCCGCGCACGCCGCCCGCCGCTACCGCCTGGTCGTCGTCTCCGACCACGGCCAGGCCCAGGGCCAGCCGTTCGCCGACCGCCACGGCGTGGACCTGCCGACCCTCTGCACCCGGCTGATGGGCGAGGACGTCCACGACTTCGAGGAGACCGACGAGGGCTGGGGCAGGGCCCACGCGCTGGTGCAGGACATCGGTGAGGAGGGCGTCGCGGGCCGGCTCACGGCTCCGGCCCGACGCCGGGTCGAGAGGGAGGGCGAGGACCGCGACGGCAGCCGTGCTCCGGACCGCCCGACCACCCGGCCCGTGGTCCTGGGCTCGGGCAACCTGGGACTGTTCTACGTGCCGGGCCCGACCCGTCAGAGCCTGGACGCGCTCACGGCTCGCTGGCCGCGCCTGCTCCCCGGACTGAGCAAGCACCCGGGCGTGGGGTTCATCGCCGGGATCGACGACCACGGGGTCCCCTGGGCCCACGGCGACGGCGGCCGGGTCGACCTGGCCTCGGGCGCCGTCACCGGCACCGACCCGTTGGCCCGGTTCGGCGAGCACGCCCGGCGGGTGCTGCTGCGGGCGGTGCTCGACCCGCGGGCCCCCGACCTCTACGTCAACAGCTCGGTGGACGACCACACCCTCGACATCGCGGCGTTCGAGGAGCTGGTCGGTGCGCACGGCGGCCTGGGCGGATGGCAGGACAGTGCGGTCCTGCTCGCGCCGCAGGACCTCGCCGGCTCCGTGCCGGAGCGCGTCGAGGGCGCCGAGCAGCTCCACCAGGTCCTGCTGGGGTTCCTCCGGCAGTCCGGCCAGCGCCTCGAGTCCGGGCCGCCGCACCCCGCCGTACCCGGCGGCGAAGGCCGACTTGGCGGGGAAGTCTGA